The Kosakonia sacchari SP1 genome includes a window with the following:
- the leuA gene encoding 2-isopropylmalate synthase: protein MLMTPAEKYQRHKPLALRDRRWPDNALTHAPRWLSTDLRDGNQALAEPMDAARKLKFWQLLLDCGFKEIEVAFPSASQTDFNFVRQLIEEKRIPDDVTIQVLTQAREELITRTFDALQGAKRATVHLYNATAPVFREQVFRQNREEIVALAVNAARQIRALCENAPETEWVFQYSPETFCFTEAEFALAICEAVADVWEPCATRPMIINLPATVEVSMPNVYADQIEHFCHHFSRREQVCISVHTHNDRGTGIASAELALLAGAERVEGCLFGNGERTGNADLVTLALNLYTQGIAPGLDFSQMKKVVEIVEECNQLPVAPRHPYAGELVFTAFSGSHQDAIKKGFAARQNNPTAFWEVPYLPLDPADIGCSYEAVIRVNSQSGKSGAAWLLEQNHGLNLPRKLQQEFSQHVQEAADANGKEMSQMEIWNLFRQNYGLVERPPLQLIEYVCTNQPGQRTTLQAEIVCHDKKLKLDASGNGFLSTAITALCRSLQVEINIESYHEHTLGKHSDSRSVAYVCCENTNGERAWGVSIDSDITRASLQAVLNAAQHFITR from the coding sequence ATGTTAATGACCCCTGCTGAAAAATATCAACGCCACAAACCCTTAGCGCTGCGCGATCGCCGCTGGCCGGATAACGCGCTGACCCATGCGCCACGCTGGCTCTCCACCGATCTGCGCGACGGCAATCAGGCGCTCGCTGAACCAATGGACGCCGCGCGTAAGCTGAAATTCTGGCAACTGCTGCTCGACTGCGGCTTTAAAGAGATTGAAGTGGCGTTCCCGTCCGCCTCGCAAACGGATTTCAATTTCGTGCGCCAGTTGATTGAGGAGAAACGCATTCCGGACGATGTGACCATTCAGGTATTAACCCAGGCTCGGGAAGAGTTGATTACCCGCACCTTTGACGCGCTGCAAGGCGCGAAGCGCGCCACCGTGCATCTGTATAACGCCACCGCGCCGGTGTTTCGCGAGCAGGTCTTTCGCCAGAACCGCGAGGAGATCGTCGCGCTGGCGGTCAACGCCGCGCGGCAAATTCGCGCCCTTTGTGAAAATGCGCCAGAAACCGAGTGGGTTTTCCAGTACTCGCCGGAAACCTTCTGCTTTACCGAAGCGGAGTTTGCGCTGGCGATTTGCGAAGCGGTGGCCGATGTCTGGGAACCATGCGCGACACGACCGATGATCATCAACCTGCCCGCCACGGTAGAAGTGAGCATGCCGAATGTCTATGCCGACCAGATTGAGCACTTTTGCCACCACTTCTCGCGCCGCGAACAGGTGTGCATCAGCGTGCATACCCATAACGATCGCGGCACCGGTATTGCCAGTGCCGAACTGGCATTGCTCGCCGGTGCGGAGCGCGTGGAAGGCTGCTTGTTTGGCAACGGTGAGCGTACCGGTAATGCCGACCTGGTGACGCTGGCGCTGAATCTCTATACCCAGGGCATCGCGCCAGGGCTGGATTTCAGCCAGATGAAAAAGGTGGTTGAGATCGTCGAAGAGTGCAACCAGTTGCCGGTGGCACCGCGCCATCCCTATGCCGGAGAACTGGTGTTCACGGCCTTTTCCGGCTCCCACCAGGACGCGATTAAAAAAGGCTTTGCCGCACGACAAAACAACCCGACCGCGTTCTGGGAAGTGCCTTATTTGCCGCTTGATCCGGCAGACATTGGCTGTAGTTATGAAGCGGTTATCCGCGTCAACAGCCAGTCCGGTAAGAGCGGTGCAGCGTGGCTGCTGGAGCAGAACCACGGCCTGAATTTGCCGCGCAAACTTCAACAGGAGTTCAGTCAGCATGTGCAGGAGGCGGCAGATGCGAACGGCAAAGAGATGTCGCAAATGGAAATCTGGAATCTGTTTCGTCAGAACTACGGGCTGGTGGAGCGCCCGCCGCTGCAACTGATTGAATATGTCTGCACTAATCAGCCGGGGCAGCGCACCACGTTACAGGCGGAGATCGTGTGCCATGACAAAAAACTGAAGCTCGATGCCAGCGGCAACGGCTTTCTTTCCACCGCCATCACCGCTCTGTGCCGCAGCTTGCAGGTGGAGATCAACATTGAGAGCTACCACGAGCATACGCTCGGCAAGCACAGCGACAGCCGTTCGGTGGCGTATGTCTGCTGTGAGAATACAAACGGCGAACGTGCCTGGGGTGTGAGCATTGACAGCGACATCACTCGCGCGTCGTTGCAGGCGGTGCTGAATGCCGCGCAGCACTTCATTACGAGGTGA
- a CDS encoding AraC family transcriptional regulator — protein sequence MKKTFALDFSHRAVIPYAHDYRHGEHEHWHTHPCDQLIHTLSGVIRVETQQGMWIVPPGRGVWIPAQVSHALRIDGEVQARGVFVEPLARADLPVVCQVVRVSDLLRALILNALELPQAYQAGSRAERIYELILDEIRLMNTLPFCLPEPSSARLKQLCDAVRRDPAGEWTLENAARQVNMSGRTLSRHFYQQTGLQFSEWLRRARLLEALTRLAQGEPVTQVALECGYANPSAFSAMFRRVMGVPPGDYFTS from the coding sequence GTGAAAAAGACATTTGCCCTCGATTTTTCCCACCGCGCGGTGATCCCCTACGCCCATGATTACCGGCACGGGGAGCATGAGCACTGGCATACCCATCCGTGCGATCAACTGATTCACACACTCAGCGGGGTGATCCGCGTGGAAACGCAGCAGGGTATGTGGATTGTGCCGCCTGGCCGTGGCGTGTGGATACCCGCGCAGGTATCTCACGCGCTGCGCATTGACGGCGAAGTGCAGGCGCGTGGCGTGTTTGTCGAACCGCTGGCGCGGGCGGATTTACCGGTGGTTTGCCAGGTGGTGCGCGTCAGTGATTTGCTGCGTGCGCTGATCTTGAACGCACTGGAATTGCCACAGGCGTATCAGGCTGGCAGCCGCGCGGAGCGCATTTACGAACTGATCCTGGATGAAATCCGTCTGATGAATACGCTGCCGTTTTGTCTGCCGGAACCCTCTTCCGCGCGGTTAAAACAGCTTTGTGACGCGGTGCGACGCGATCCGGCGGGTGAGTGGACGCTGGAAAATGCCGCTCGCCAGGTCAATATGAGCGGGCGAACCTTGTCGCGCCATTTCTATCAGCAGACCGGGTTACAGTTCAGCGAATGGTTACGCCGGGCGCGTTTGCTGGAGGCGTTAACCCGGCTGGCGCAGGGCGAGCCGGTCACGCAGGTGGCGCTGGAGTGCGGTTATGCCAACCCCAGCGCGTTCAGCGCCATGTTTCGCCGGGTGATGGGCGTGCCGCCCGGCGATTACTTCACCTCGTAA
- a CDS encoding IucA/IucC family C-terminal-domain containing protein, translating into MLTAEEHSYLQRTFHLRSRSQADARSVPAQALLDAQTCRALLTRVMPLIGAPDLAIAASLLAKRLAFLATGNVLYAMSVFDKGLPLTLHASRLEYAHDNGLWSSSLPVDVTVTHYLPGQRDAWRETVVGALFRDYLAPLWQSLAQVSGLPEAILWENTAVRVYSLYQGRMEGLNTRQMQRQQADFAWLLDAAAPDLFAAPWNPLKRFRRPAQKNAAGKMVRFRRTCCFYYKASTPMEYCHNCPLCREK; encoded by the coding sequence ATGCTGACGGCTGAAGAGCATTCGTATCTGCAACGCACTTTCCATCTGCGTTCGCGTTCGCAAGCCGATGCGCGCAGCGTACCGGCACAGGCGCTACTGGATGCGCAAACCTGCCGCGCGCTGTTAACGCGAGTGATGCCGCTGATTGGCGCACCGGATCTGGCGATTGCCGCGTCGCTGCTCGCCAAACGGCTGGCCTTTCTGGCGACCGGGAATGTGTTGTACGCAATGAGCGTGTTTGATAAAGGCTTGCCGTTAACACTTCACGCCAGTCGACTGGAGTATGCGCATGACAACGGACTGTGGAGCTCGTCGTTGCCGGTGGATGTCACGGTAACGCATTACCTTCCTGGTCAACGCGACGCGTGGCGCGAAACGGTGGTTGGCGCGCTGTTTCGCGATTATTTAGCGCCGTTGTGGCAGAGCCTGGCGCAGGTCAGCGGCTTGCCGGAAGCGATCTTATGGGAAAACACCGCCGTGCGCGTTTACTCACTCTATCAGGGCCGAATGGAGGGGCTGAATACCCGGCAGATGCAGCGCCAGCAGGCGGATTTCGCCTGGCTGCTGGACGCGGCTGCGCCAGATCTGTTTGCTGCGCCCTGGAATCCGCTGAAGCGCTTTCGCCGGCCTGCGCAAAAGAACGCGGCGGGCAAGATGGTGCGTTTTCGCCGCACCTGCTGTTTTTATTACAAAGCCTCAACGCCGATGGAGTATTGCCATAACTGCCCGCTGTGCCGGGAGAAATAA
- a CDS encoding ABC transporter ATP-binding protein has protein sequence MSLSTQKLSVSYQQRQVINALDLTLPGAKVSVLIGSNGCGKSTLLKAMARLLTPQSGSVILDGQDIHTSNTAEIARKLAILPQTPVAPEGITVRQLVSLGRFPYQNWLRQWSQEDEQQVNAALRLTGTDALQHRPVDALSGGQRQRVWIAMTLAQATDTLLLDEPTTYLDLAHQIEILELLRQLNRQQGKTIVMVLHDLNLACRYADHLVAVHDGRVYAEGAPQQIMTETLVNDVFNLRCRIIDDPFFHTPLCIPFPGASNADG, from the coding sequence GTGTCTCTCTCAACGCAAAAGCTGAGTGTCAGCTATCAACAGCGGCAGGTGATTAACGCGCTGGATTTAACCCTGCCTGGTGCGAAAGTCTCGGTGCTGATTGGCAGCAACGGCTGCGGCAAAAGCACGCTGCTCAAAGCGATGGCACGTTTGCTGACGCCGCAATCCGGCTCCGTTATTCTTGATGGCCAGGACATTCACACCAGCAATACGGCGGAGATTGCCCGCAAGCTGGCCATTTTGCCGCAAACGCCTGTTGCACCGGAGGGCATCACGGTGCGCCAGTTAGTGAGCCTGGGGCGTTTTCCTTATCAAAACTGGCTGCGCCAGTGGTCGCAAGAGGATGAGCAGCAGGTGAATGCTGCGCTGCGCCTGACAGGCACCGACGCGCTGCAGCATCGCCCGGTGGATGCGTTATCCGGCGGACAGCGCCAGCGTGTGTGGATTGCCATGACACTGGCACAGGCCACGGACACTCTCTTGCTGGACGAACCGACCACCTATCTCGATCTGGCGCACCAGATTGAGATCCTCGAACTGTTGCGCCAGCTCAACCGGCAGCAGGGTAAAACCATTGTGATGGTGCTGCACGATCTTAACCTCGCTTGCCGCTATGCCGATCATCTCGTCGCTGTGCATGACGGGCGCGTTTACGCCGAGGGCGCGCCGCAACAGATAATGACCGAAACGCTGGTCAACGACGTATTCAATCTGCGCTGTCGCATCATCGACGATCCTTTTTTCCATACGCCGTTGTGCATTCCGTTTCCGGGAGCGTCAAATGCTGACGGCTGA
- a CDS encoding FecCD family ABC transporter permease, which translates to MPDSQLLRCGPFSRHYSRRLVPLLLGCMAIALLVALVALSTGDVAISLAQTLQLLVQPDASAHSFILHQLRLPRVALAMLAGCGLGLAGLILQTLVRNPLASPDTLGVTAGASAGALLWFSFFSLQYGSAPLPYAAMGGAACAVGLIFLLSWRKGLTPLRLILTGVGVSALAGAVVTLVLVFSPLTTTFSAWVWLSGSVYAATWDKVLRLLAVYVWTLPVLLFLTRYLKTLQLDDALAIGLGVRVQPLRVLLLLSCVVLSGGAIAQVGAMAFVGLIAPHLARFVVRQGFFGQAFVTVCSAGSMVVIADLFARTLFRPADLPAGIFVALAGAPFFLWLLIRQRT; encoded by the coding sequence ATGCCGGATAGTCAGCTTTTGCGCTGTGGACCATTTTCCCGCCACTACTCCCGGCGTTTAGTGCCACTATTGCTCGGTTGTATGGCAATCGCCTTGCTGGTCGCGCTGGTGGCATTGAGCACTGGCGATGTGGCGATTTCGCTGGCGCAAACGCTCCAGTTGCTGGTGCAGCCGGATGCCAGTGCGCACAGTTTTATTCTGCATCAATTACGTCTGCCGCGCGTGGCACTGGCGATGCTGGCGGGCTGCGGGCTGGGGCTTGCCGGGTTGATCCTGCAAACGCTGGTACGTAACCCGCTGGCATCACCGGATACGCTCGGCGTGACCGCCGGGGCGAGTGCCGGTGCGTTGCTATGGTTCTCTTTTTTCAGCCTGCAATATGGCAGCGCACCCTTGCCGTATGCGGCGATGGGCGGCGCGGCCTGCGCTGTCGGGCTGATCTTTTTGCTGTCGTGGCGCAAAGGCCTGACGCCGCTGCGGCTGATCCTTACCGGCGTGGGCGTTTCCGCGCTGGCGGGCGCGGTGGTGACGCTGGTGCTGGTGTTCAGCCCGCTGACCACCACCTTTTCCGCATGGGTATGGTTGAGCGGCAGCGTGTATGCCGCCACCTGGGACAAAGTGCTGCGCCTGCTGGCGGTATATGTGTGGACGTTGCCGGTGCTACTGTTTCTGACGCGCTATCTGAAAACCCTGCAACTGGACGACGCGCTTGCCATCGGCCTTGGCGTACGGGTGCAGCCGCTGCGGGTGCTGTTACTGCTAAGTTGTGTGGTGCTCTCCGGTGGGGCGATTGCGCAAGTAGGCGCGATGGCTTTTGTCGGGCTGATTGCGCCGCACCTGGCAAGGTTTGTGGTGCGTCAGGGCTTTTTCGGCCAGGCGTTTGTGACCGTCTGTAGCGCTGGCAGTATGGTGGTTATCGCCGACCTGTTCGCCAGAACGCTATTCCGGCCTGCTGATTTACCGGCAGGGATTTTTGTGGCGCTGGCCGGTGCGCCGTTCTTTTTGTGGCTGCTGATTCGGCAGCGGACGTAA
- a CDS encoding FecCD family ABC transporter permease: MSGRFLLCGLLLVALMVLSMMTGARFYSLTQLTQALLHADPTSAVDIIIRTSRLPRTVLAVGVGAFLAVAGALMQALTRNPLASPGLFGVNAGAALLIVLAGSFFAVGDPWITLLLAFSGACATGTLVWFASKVSNGQLNPLRLVLAGVAITALCNAFTQAILVIDQESLDTMLFWLAGSLAGNDVKLVYPMLLPGALLVVAACFFAGQMNVLNAGEEIARGLGLNIALVRLLASVLVVGLAGCAVALAGNVGFVGLMVPHIARQLFGSDLRWTLPACALLGALLLLAADIAARVVILPQELPVGVMTALMGAPFFILLAQRRGNHAG, encoded by the coding sequence ATGAGCGGGCGTTTTCTGCTCTGCGGTCTGCTGCTGGTGGCGCTGATGGTGCTCAGCATGATGACCGGCGCGCGGTTTTATTCGCTCACCCAACTGACGCAGGCGCTGCTGCATGCCGATCCCACCAGCGCGGTGGATATTATTATTCGCACCTCGCGCCTGCCGCGCACAGTGCTGGCCGTTGGTGTTGGCGCGTTTCTCGCTGTGGCGGGTGCGTTGATGCAGGCATTAACCCGCAACCCGCTGGCGTCGCCGGGGCTGTTTGGTGTCAATGCGGGCGCGGCGCTGTTGATTGTGCTGGCAGGCAGTTTTTTCGCCGTCGGCGATCCGTGGATCACGCTGTTGCTGGCTTTTAGTGGGGCCTGCGCCACCGGCACGCTGGTGTGGTTTGCCAGTAAAGTCAGCAACGGGCAGCTTAATCCGCTGCGGCTGGTGCTGGCGGGCGTGGCGATCACCGCGCTGTGTAATGCGTTTACCCAGGCCATTCTCGTTATCGATCAGGAAAGCCTCGACACCATGTTGTTCTGGCTGGCCGGTAGCCTGGCGGGTAACGATGTAAAGCTTGTGTACCCGATGCTGCTCCCCGGTGCGCTGCTGGTGGTTGCCGCCTGTTTTTTCGCCGGGCAGATGAACGTGCTCAATGCCGGAGAAGAGATTGCTCGTGGACTGGGGTTGAACATCGCGCTGGTGCGCCTGCTGGCGAGCGTGCTGGTGGTGGGGCTGGCGGGCTGTGCCGTGGCGCTGGCGGGAAATGTCGGTTTTGTCGGGCTGATGGTGCCGCACATAGCGCGCCAGTTATTTGGCAGCGACTTGCGCTGGACGCTTCCGGCCTGTGCGCTGCTCGGCGCGTTACTGTTACTGGCCGCAGACATCGCCGCGCGCGTGGTTATCCTGCCGCAGGAGTTGCCGGTCGGTGTGATGACCGCACTGATGGGCGCGCCGTTTTTTATTCTGCTGGCGCAACGCAGGGGGAACCATGCCGGATAG
- a CDS encoding ABC transporter substrate-binding protein, with translation MMKNERAFSLSRRRSLQALLLCGVSPALFAKSGVPRAVSLFQGATDSLAALGVTPCGIVESWAEKPVYRYLRPQLSGVPQLGLETQPALEKIALLKPDIIFASRFRHQDVAPLMAKIAPVTLLDDVFEFKKTLTVVAQKLALTNAAAQLLQHWDARIIALRSLLQQRFAGQRAPQVSVIEIRPDHIRSYVANSFPGSVMSEVGFAWNAQAMQAHSASLRFSSMENIPLLDADLFFILLRANSPAITRQYHTLTAHPLWQQLRAVKARQLWEVDSVPWSLSGGILGANQILRDVEQALNRGRV, from the coding sequence ATGATGAAAAACGAACGCGCTTTCTCGCTTTCGCGCCGACGCAGCTTGCAGGCGCTACTGTTGTGCGGTGTCTCACCCGCACTGTTTGCCAAATCCGGCGTGCCGCGCGCGGTTTCTCTGTTTCAGGGGGCAACCGACAGCCTGGCTGCGCTGGGCGTTACGCCCTGCGGCATTGTTGAATCCTGGGCGGAAAAACCGGTGTACCGCTATTTACGACCGCAGCTTTCCGGCGTGCCGCAGCTCGGGCTGGAGACGCAGCCCGCGCTGGAAAAAATCGCGCTGCTTAAACCAGATATTATTTTCGCTTCCCGTTTTCGCCACCAGGATGTCGCACCGCTGATGGCGAAAATCGCCCCTGTTACGCTGCTGGATGATGTCTTTGAATTCAAAAAAACGCTGACGGTGGTGGCGCAAAAACTCGCTCTGACAAACGCCGCCGCGCAACTGCTCCAGCACTGGGATGCGCGTATCATCGCGCTGCGCAGCCTGCTGCAACAGCGTTTTGCCGGGCAGCGCGCGCCGCAGGTATCGGTGATTGAAATACGTCCTGACCACATTCGCAGCTATGTGGCGAACAGCTTTCCCGGCTCGGTGATGTCCGAAGTGGGATTTGCCTGGAATGCGCAGGCCATGCAGGCCCACAGCGCCTCGTTGCGTTTTTCCAGCATGGAGAATATTCCGCTGCTGGATGCCGATCTATTTTTTATTTTGCTGCGGGCCAACAGCCCGGCCATCACCCGCCAGTACCACACGCTGACGGCACACCCGTTGTGGCAGCAACTGCGTGCGGTGAAAGCACGACAACTGTGGGAGGTGGATAGCGTGCCGTGGAGCTTATCCGGCGGCATTCTTGGCGCTAACCAGATCCTTCGTGATGTCGAACAGGCACTCAACCGGGGGCGCGTATGA